CTTGGCGCGGTGGGCCGTGGAACCGGCGGTGCGGCCCGAGCCGAGCAGGGAGCGCATGGGAGCGAGCGTGTCGTTGGTCAGACGTCCGGACCAGGCCAGGTCCCAGAGGACGTCGGCCAGTTGGGGGTCGGTGGCGTCGGGGTGGGTGGTGGCGCGGACCTGGTCGGCGATCTGGCGGAAGAACAGGCCGTAGCCGCCGGAGAGGGCGTCCAGGACGGACTGGTGGAGAGCGGTCAGCTCCAAGGGGTGCGGGGGCGGCAGGAGCAGGGGGGCCGCGTCCGCCAGGTAGAGGGAGACCCAGCCGTCCTTGCCGGGGAGAGAGCCCGCCCCGGCCCAGACCACCTCTCCGGCGGCGGTGAGCTCGTCCAGCATGGCCGGGTTGTAGTTCGCGACCCGGGAGGGCAGGACCAGCTTCTCCAGGGCGGAGGCGGGCACGGACGCGCCCTGCAGCTGCTCGATGGCGCGCACCAGGCCGTCGATGCCGCGCAGGGAGTGACCCTTGCCGATGTGCTGCCACTGGGGAAGGAACTGCGCGAGCGCGGCCGGCGGTACCGGCTCCAGCTCATGGCGCAGGGCGGCCAGGGAGCGGCGGCGCAGGCGGCGCAGCACGGCCGCGTCGCACCACTCCTGGCCGATCCCGGCCGGATGGAACTCGCCCTGGACGATCCGGCCCGCCGCGGCCAGCCGCTGGAGGGCGCCCTCGGTGACGGCCACACCCAGGCCGAAGCGGGCCGCCGCCGTGGTCGAGGTGAACGGGCCGTGGGTGCGGGCGAAGCGCGTGATGAGGTCGCCGAGCGGGTCCTTGACGGGCTCCATGAAGGCTTCCGGGACGCCGACCGGCAGGGCGGTGCCCAGTGCGTCGCGCAGCCGGCCCGCGTCCTCGATCGCCGCCCAGTGGTCGCTGCCCGCGATCCGGACCCGGATGGCGCGGCGGGCGCCGGCCAGTTCCTGAGCCCATTGCGGTTCGGCGCCCCGCTCGGCCAGTTCCGCGTCCGTGAGCGGGCCGAGGAGGCGGAGGATGTCCGCGACGCCTTCGGCGTCCTTGACGCGGCGGTCCTCGGTGAGCCACTGAAGCTCGCGCTCCAGCTCCGTCAGCACCTCCGCGTCGAGCAGTTCCCGCAGCTCCGCCTGGCCCAGCAGCTCGGCCAGCAGCCGTGAGTCCAGCGACAGGGCCGCGGCGCGGCGCTCGGCGAGCGGTGAGTCCCCCTCGTACAGGAACTGGGCGACGTAGCCGAAGAGGAGCGAGCGCGCGAAGGGGGACGGCTCGGGAGTGGTGACCTCGACGAGGCGCACCTTGCGGGACTCCAGGTCGCCCATCAGCTCGACGAGTCCGGGGAGGTCGAAAACGTCCTGGAGGCACTCGCGGACCGCTTCCAGGACGATCGGGAACGAGCCGAACTCGCTCGCCACCTGCAGCAGCTGGGAGGCGCGCTGGCGCTGCTGCCACAGCGGCGTGCGCTTGCCCGGGTTGCGGCGCGGCAGCAGCAGCGCGCGGGCGGCGCACTCGCGGAACCGGGACGCGAACAGGGCCGAGCTGCCCACCTGGTCGGTGACGACCTGGTCGACCTCGCCCTTGTCGAAGACCACGTCCGCCGCGCCGACCGGTGCCTGCTCGGCGTCGTACTCCCGGCCCATCTTGACCGGCTCCTGGTCGAGCAGGTCCAGGCCCATGAGGTCGGCGTCCGGCAGGCGCAGCACGATGCCGTCGTCGGCGTGCATGACCTGCGCGTCCATGCCGTACCGTTCGGAGAGCTTCGCGCCGAGCGCGAGGGCCCAGGGGGCGTGCACCTGGGCGCCGAAGGGGGAGTGCACGACCACGCGCCAGTCGCCGAGCTCGTCGCGGAAGCGCTCCACGACGATCGTCCGGTCGTCCGGGACGTGTCCGCAGGCCTCGCGCTGCTCGTCCAGGTACGAGAGCACGTTGTCCGCCGCCCAGGCGTCCAGCCCCGCGGCGAGGAGGCGGAGCCGGGCGTCGTCCTTGGACAGCGAGCCGACCTCGCGCAGGAACGCGCCCACCGCCCGGCCCAGTTCCAGCGGGCGGCCCAGCTGGTCGCCCTTCCAGAAGGGCAGCCGGCCCGGTACGCCCGGGGCCGGGGAGACCAGGACGCGGTCGCGGGTGATGTCCTCGATGCGCCAGGAACTCGTGCCGAGCGTGAAGACGTCGCCGACGCGGGACTCGTAGACCATCTCCTCGTCGAGTTCGCCGACCCGGCCGCCGCCCTTCTTGGGGTCGGCGCCCGCGAGGAAGACGCCGAAGAGACCGCGGTCGGGGATCGTGCCCCCGGAGGTGACGGCGAGGCGCTGTGCGCCGGGGCGGCCCGTGATCTCGCCGGTGACGCGGTCCCACACCACGCGCGGGCGCAGCTCGGCGAAGGCGTCGGACGGGTAGCGGCCGGCCAGCATGTCGAGGACCGCCGTGAAGGCGGACTCGGGGAGCGAGGCGAAGGGGGCGGCCCGTCGGACGGCGGCGAGGAGGTCGTCGAACTGCCAGGTGTCCATGGCCGTCATGGCGACGATCTGCTGGGCCAGGACGTCCAACGGGTTGGCGGGGACCTTGAGGGACTCGATGGCGCCGGTCCGCATGCGTTCGGTGACCACCGCCGCCTGGACCAGGTCACCGCGGTACTTGGGGAAGACCACGCCGGTGGAGACCGCTCCCACCTGGTGGCCCGCCCGGCCCACGCGTTGCAGCCCGGAGGCCACCGAGGGGGGTGATTCGACCTGGACCACCAGGTCGACCGCGCCCATGTCGATGCCCAGTTCGAGACTGGACGTGGCCACGACCGCGGGGAGGCGGCCCGCCTTGAGGTCCTCCTCGACCAGGGCACGCTGCTCCTTGGACACCGAGCCGTGGTGGGCGCGGGCGATGACCTGTGGCGCGCCCTGGGCGGCCCCCGAGCCGCCCATGAGCTCGGCGGGGGAGTGGTGCTCGTCGAGGGTCTCGCCCGTGGCTCGCTCGTACGCGATCTCGTTCAGGCGGTTGCACAGGCGCTCCGCGAGGCGGCGGGAGTTCGCGAAGACGATCGTGGAGCGGTGGGACTGGACGAGGTCGGCGATCCGCTCCTCCACATGCGGCCAGATCGACGGGCGCTCGGCACCCTCCGAGCCGTCCGCCACCGGGGAGCCGCCCAGCTCGCCCAGGTCCTCGACCGGGACGACCACGGACAGGTCGAACTCCTTGCCCGACTCGGGCTGGACGATCTCCACCTTGCGGCGGGGCGAGAGGAAACGGGCCACCTCGTCGACCGGGCGGACCGTCGCGGAGAGACCGATGCGGCGGGCGGGCTTCGGAAGGAGGTCGTCCAGCCGCTCCAGGGAGAGCGCGAGGTGGGCGCCGCGCTTGGTGCCCGCGACCGCGTGCACCTCGTCGAGGATCACCGTTTCCACGCCGGTCAGCGCCTCGCGCGTGGCCGAGGTCAGCATGAGGAACAGTGATTCGGGGGTGGTGATCAGGATGTCCGGCGGGCGGGTGGACAGGGCGCGGCGCTCGGCGGCGGGGGTGTCGCCCGAGCGGATGCCCACCTTGACCTCGGGCTCGGGCAGACCCATCCGTACGGACTCCTGGCGGATGCCGGTCAGGGGGCTGCGGAGGTTGCGCTCGACGTCCACGGCCAGGGCCTTCAGGGGGGAGATGTACAGGACCCGGCAGCGCTTCCTGGGGTCGGCGGGATGAGGCGTCGAGGCGAGCTGGTCCAGGGCGGCGAGGAAGGCGGCCAGGGTCTTGCCGGAACCGGTGGGGGCGACGACCAGTACGTCCGAGCCCTGGTGAATGGCCTGCCATGCGCCAGCCTGGGCGGTGGTGGGCGCGGAGAAGGCGCCCGTGAACCAGGCGCGGGTCGCGGGGGAGAAGGTGTCCAGGGCTCGGTGTGTGTTGCTGGCCATGCGTCCATCGTGCACCTCGCCACTGACAACGGGTGTCTGCGCCGGTCGGGCCGGGGTGCCTGCTCGCCGGTGGTGGGTGCGGGTACGTGGGGCTTGCCGCCGTGCGTTCGGAGCGCCGGACAATGGGCGGATGAGTGAGCGTGCGCGGCATTGGCAGTACGACGAGCTGCCCGGGGTGGATCTGCTGCGGGCCCGGTATGTGCGGAAGACGTTCGTGCGGCACACGCACGAGAACTTCGTGATCGCGGCCATCGCCGACGGGGTGGAGGTGTTTCACCACGGTGGGGGCGATCAGTACGCGGGGGCCGGGGCTCTCGCGCTGGTGAATCCGGATACTCCGCACACCGGGCGGGCCGGTGTGCCCGAGGGGTGGCGGTACGGGGCCGTGTATCCGTCCGTCGATGTGGTGGCGGAGATCGCGGCCGAGACCACGGCGCTGCGGGGGACACCGGGGTTCATCAGCCCGGTAGTGGATGATCCGTATGCCGCCGGGCTGGTGCATCAGGTGCTGCGGGCCGCCGACGAGGGCAATGCGTTGGCCGCGGACACGCTGCTGCGGGTCGCCGTGACCAGGTTGCTGCGGCTGAACGGTGGACCCGTGCCGCGGCGGGAGGTGCGGACGGCCGGGGCCCGGATCGCCGCACGCGCGCGTGCGGTGCTGGAGGAGCAGATGGCGCGGCCGCCGAGCCTGGAGCGGTTGGCGGCTGAGCTCGGGACCAGTCCGTTCGCGTTGCTACGGGCCTTTCGGGGTGCCTACGGGATGCCGCCGCACACGTGGCTCACGGATGCGCGGGTACGGCGGGCGCGGCGGCTGTTGGACCTGGGGACGGCGCCCTCGGAGGTCGCCGTCGCCGTTGGGTTCACCGATCAGCCGCATCTCAACCGGCACTTCAGCCGGATGGTCGGGGTGCCTCCGGGGGCCTACCAGCGGGAGCGCAAGAACGTACAAGACCTGCGGTAGCGGCTCCTCGTAGCGTGCGGGGCGTGACAGAACGGACAGCTTTCAGAGATACAGAGACCGGTGGAAAGGCGGACCGTGCGGTCGTGCGGGACGCCCTGGGCGTCGGGGTGGCCGTCGGGCTCTCCGGGTTCGCCTTCGGGGTGACGTCGGCCGGCAGCGGACTCACGCTGATGCAGACGTGCGCGCTCAGTCTGCTGGTGTTCACGGGGGCGTCCCAGTTCGCCCTGGTGGGAGCCCTCGCGGCCGGTGGCGGCCCGTTCACGGCGGCTGCCGGGGCCTTCTTCCTGGGCGTGCGGAACGCCTTCTACGGCCTGCGTCTGTCGCAGTTGCTGGCCCTCCCGCGCGCGGTGCGGCCGTTCGCCGCCCAGTGGGTGATCGACGAGACGGCCGCCGTCGCCCTGGCGCAGCCCACGCGGCGCGCGGCGCGGATCGGGTTCTTTGTGACCGGGCTGAGCCTGTACGTGCTGTGGAACCTCACCACGCTGCTCGGTGCCCTGGGCGCCGGAGCCATCGGGGACACCGGCGCGTGGGGGCTGGACGCCGCGGGGCCCGCGGTGTTCCTGGCGCTGCTCGCGCCCATGCTGAAGACCGGCACCGAGCGGGCCGTCGCCGGGCTCGCCGTGCTGCTGGGGCTCGGGCTGCTGCCCGTGCTGCCCGCCGGTGTGCCGGTGCTGATGGCCGCGCTGGCCGCGCCGGTCGTGCTCTGGGCGGACGGCCGGCGCAAGGGACGGGGGATTGAAGGGTGAACGTCTGGATCGCGATCGGTGTGACCGTCCTCGGGTGCTACGCCGTCAAGCTGGCCGGGCTGCTGGTGCCCGCCGGGGCTCTTGAGCGGCCCGTGGTGAAGCGCCTTGCCGCGTTGCTGCCCGTGGCTCTGCTGGCGGCCCTCACGGCCGAGCAGACCTTCGCCGACGGGCAGGTGCTGGTCCTGGACGCGCGGGCCGCCGGGCTCGGAGCCGCGGCGGTGGCGCTGGTGCTGCGCGCCCCGTTCCTGCTCGTCGTCGCGGCGGCCGTGCTGGTGACCGCGGGCGTGCGGGCCATGGGCGTGGGGTGATCAGCCGACGGGGCGACCGTGGGACCGGAGCGTGCGCAGGGCCTCGACCGTCACCACGGGGCGGGCCTCCAGGGCGGGCGCCGGGGCCCACTGACGCCATCGGACGGGCCAGCCGCCGTCCTCCTGCTGCTGGGCCGCGAGGTGGTCCAGGGCGCGCGCCATCTCGTCGTCGGTGAACCACGCGCGCGCGAGCGACTGCGGGGTCCTCGCGTAGTCGTACGGGAAGTGGTGCTCCCCCGGGGCGTAGCCGGGGGAGACCGGATACGTGCCCAGGTCGTCGGGATCCCGGACCGCGAGGCGGTGTGCGCGTACGAGGCGGCCCAGGCGGTCGGCGGCCGCCTCCGCGCGCGGGCGGTCCGGGGCGGAGTCGAGGAACGCCACGGCGGCCTCGATCTCGTACGGGTGGGACTCCTCCAGGGACTCGACCGCCTGCCAGCAGAAGTCCGTGGCCCGGAACAGCCAGGCGTGCCACACCTCGTTGCGGTGCAGCAGCCCCACCACCGGCCCGGTGGCCAGGAGAGCGCTGGGCGGGTCGTCCACGACCGGCACGAAGGGGGCCGTCGGGTAGCCGTGCTGGCTCGGGTGGATCGCCGGGAGGGCGCCGTCCGCCGTGGAGACGGACGTCAGGTAGCGGCACATGCGTTCCACGCGCTGTCCGGCGCAGCGTCCCACGGCGTCCAGGACGCGCAGGGCGTGGGCGGTGTGCAGCGGCTGGCTGACCGGGCCGCGCAGATCGGGCTCCAGCGCGTGGCCGTACCCGCCGTCCTCGTTGCGGTAGGCGTCCAGGGCGGTCTCCACCGGGTCGGCGGCGCCGCCCCGGAAGTGGTGGGCGAAGAGGTGCTGCTCGAGCACGCGCGCGGTGAGCCAGACGAAGCGTTCCGCGCGTGCCACGGGGGTGTGCGGCGGGGGCGACGGGGGGAGTGGGGGAGCTCCTGTTTCGGCCATGGGTCAGACGGTAGGGCGGAATACGGTGCCGGCAGGCGGTCCCGGCTCAGGCCCACCCCCACGGGCGGGATACTGGAGTCATGCGGTTGACGGTCTTCTGGCAGCGGATGGCGGAGCACTTCGGTCCGGGCTACGCCGACACCTTCGCGCGCGACCACGTGATGTCGGACCTCGGCGGG
This region of Streptomyces caelestis genomic DNA includes:
- a CDS encoding AzlC family ABC transporter permease, giving the protein MTERTAFRDTETGGKADRAVVRDALGVGVAVGLSGFAFGVTSAGSGLTLMQTCALSLLVFTGASQFALVGALAAGGGPFTAAAGAFFLGVRNAFYGLRLSQLLALPRAVRPFAAQWVIDETAAVALAQPTRRAARIGFFVTGLSLYVLWNLTTLLGALGAGAIGDTGAWGLDAAGPAVFLALLAPMLKTGTERAVAGLAVLLGLGLLPVLPAGVPVLMAALAAPVVLWADGRRKGRGIEG
- a CDS encoding AraC family transcriptional regulator: MSERARHWQYDELPGVDLLRARYVRKTFVRHTHENFVIAAIADGVEVFHHGGGDQYAGAGALALVNPDTPHTGRAGVPEGWRYGAVYPSVDVVAEIAAETTALRGTPGFISPVVDDPYAAGLVHQVLRAADEGNALAADTLLRVAVTRLLRLNGGPVPRREVRTAGARIAARARAVLEEQMARPPSLERLAAELGTSPFALLRAFRGAYGMPPHTWLTDARVRRARRLLDLGTAPSEVAVAVGFTDQPHLNRHFSRMVGVPPGAYQRERKNVQDLR
- a CDS encoding AzlD domain-containing protein, with product MNVWIAIGVTVLGCYAVKLAGLLVPAGALERPVVKRLAALLPVALLAALTAEQTFADGQVLVLDARAAGLGAAAVALVLRAPFLLVVAAAVLVTAGVRAMGVG
- a CDS encoding ATP-dependent helicase; the encoded protein is MASNTHRALDTFSPATRAWFTGAFSAPTTAQAGAWQAIHQGSDVLVVAPTGSGKTLAAFLAALDQLASTPHPADPRKRCRVLYISPLKALAVDVERNLRSPLTGIRQESVRMGLPEPEVKVGIRSGDTPAAERRALSTRPPDILITTPESLFLMLTSATREALTGVETVILDEVHAVAGTKRGAHLALSLERLDDLLPKPARRIGLSATVRPVDEVARFLSPRRKVEIVQPESGKEFDLSVVVPVEDLGELGGSPVADGSEGAERPSIWPHVEERIADLVQSHRSTIVFANSRRLAERLCNRLNEIAYERATGETLDEHHSPAELMGGSGAAQGAPQVIARAHHGSVSKEQRALVEEDLKAGRLPAVVATSSLELGIDMGAVDLVVQVESPPSVASGLQRVGRAGHQVGAVSTGVVFPKYRGDLVQAAVVTERMRTGAIESLKVPANPLDVLAQQIVAMTAMDTWQFDDLLAAVRRAAPFASLPESAFTAVLDMLAGRYPSDAFAELRPRVVWDRVTGEITGRPGAQRLAVTSGGTIPDRGLFGVFLAGADPKKGGGRVGELDEEMVYESRVGDVFTLGTSSWRIEDITRDRVLVSPAPGVPGRLPFWKGDQLGRPLELGRAVGAFLREVGSLSKDDARLRLLAAGLDAWAADNVLSYLDEQREACGHVPDDRTIVVERFRDELGDWRVVVHSPFGAQVHAPWALALGAKLSERYGMDAQVMHADDGIVLRLPDADLMGLDLLDQEPVKMGREYDAEQAPVGAADVVFDKGEVDQVVTDQVGSSALFASRFRECAARALLLPRRNPGKRTPLWQQRQRASQLLQVASEFGSFPIVLEAVRECLQDVFDLPGLVELMGDLESRKVRLVEVTTPEPSPFARSLLFGYVAQFLYEGDSPLAERRAAALSLDSRLLAELLGQAELRELLDAEVLTELERELQWLTEDRRVKDAEGVADILRLLGPLTDAELAERGAEPQWAQELAGARRAIRVRIAGSDHWAAIEDAGRLRDALGTALPVGVPEAFMEPVKDPLGDLITRFARTHGPFTSTTAAARFGLGVAVTEGALQRLAAAGRIVQGEFHPAGIGQEWCDAAVLRRLRRRSLAALRHELEPVPPAALAQFLPQWQHIGKGHSLRGIDGLVRAIEQLQGASVPASALEKLVLPSRVANYNPAMLDELTAAGEVVWAGAGSLPGKDGWVSLYLADAAPLLLPPPHPLELTALHQSVLDALSGGYGLFFRQIADQVRATTHPDATDPQLADVLWDLAWSGRLTNDTLAPMRSLLGSGRTAGSTAHRAKRTVPRGRYGSLTAAARPAASRSGPPTVAGRWSLLPAHEPDPTVRAHALARTLLDRHGVVTRGAVSAEGVEGGFSATYRVLSAFEDSGQARRGYVVEGLGAAQFAMDGAVDRLRAVSNARDRGEDLPGPPPGPDLDPFPAHDFAGQDDSLPSSDHPDDPGPDGFPGLGPVSVAPAPQPSRDEYVSPRDHAPQGTPPWQNGGGAPYRPAFPGRSSRPDPASRAVVLAAADPANAYGAALAWPEPPTGAGHKPGRKAGSLVVLVDGELTLYMERGGKTLLAWATDADSHPADDPRLHTATEALATAARAGSLGTVTVERVNGAQALTSPIGTLLEGAGFIATPRGLRLRA
- a CDS encoding DUF3046 domain-containing protein, which gives rise to MRLTVFWQRMAEHFGPGYADTFARDHVMSDLGGRTVQEALDAGWDAKEVWQVVCAVMDVPREKR